AGTGGTCGCGGCCGAGGCTGGAGTTGATCTGCGGCGTCCGGCCGAACTCGGCCAGCGTGACGATCATCACGTCGTCGAGCAGGCCGCGTTCCTTGAGGTCGTCGATCAGGGTGGCCATGACGTGGTCCAGTTCGGGCACCATTTCCTGGTGCGTCTCGAAGTTCTGCCCGTGGCTGTCCCACCACGCCCGGGCCACGCGGACGAACGGGACGCTGGCCTCGACCAGCCGGCGGGCGATCAGCGTCTGTTCGCCGAACTGCGTCGGGCCGTAGCGGTCGCGGACCTTCTGGGGCTCCTGCGTGATGTCGAACAGCTTGTCGCTAGCCATGATCCCGCGGACCCGCTCGTAAGCCTCGTTGTGGCTGGCAAGCGTGGTCGACGTCCGGCCCTGGTTGAACTGTTTGCTCAGCAGTTCCCGCAGGTCGGCCCGCTGCTGGTGGTCGAGTTCGTTGATGCCGTCGAGTTTCTTGATGTACTCGGGCATGTTGTTGGTCGTCAGTTCCATCGGCGAGTAGCGGGCACCGAGGAAGCCGCTCTCGCCCGGGGCCATGCCCCGGCCTTCGGTCTGGGTGTAGAAGGTGACGTAGTCCGGCACCTTGCTTTCCACGCGGCCCATTTCGCGGGCGATCACGGCCCCGAGGTCCGGGTACTTCACGCTGGCTTCGTCTTTCCGCCCCCGCATCATCAGTTTCGCGGCGCTGCCGTGGTCGCCGTTCCGGGTGTTCAGTCCGCGGATGACGCAGGTCGTCTTCATCCGCTTGGCCATCTCCGGCATGAGTTCGGAGATGTGCAACCCGGTCACGTCCGTCGGGATGGAGCGGAACGGGCCGCCGGTGGAGGCGCCGGGCTTCGGGTCCCAGGTTTCGAGCTGCGAGGCGCCGCCGGCGAGCCAAAGTAAGATCACCCGCTTTTGCTTCTTCTTCATTTCGCCCGCGAGCGCGGGAGACGAGAGGACGTTGAGTTGCGTCATGTCCGCGGCGGTGGCCGCGCCGACGGCGGCGGCTGCGCCGAGGAACCCGCGGCGGCTGATCGCGTGGTCCGCCGAACCGCAGAAGAAATTGCGAGTCATCTCAGGCTCCGGACAGGCGGGAAGGACGGTGTTTTTAACGGGTGTTAATACGCGAACCGGAACTCGGCACTTGTGAGCAACGCCCACAGCACCTGTTTGTACGCTTCGCTCGGCCGGTCATTTCGCTTGCGGACGTATTCGCTGAGGGCGGTCAGTTCGGACTCGGTCGCGGGCCGCGTGTAAACCGTCTTAATCATCAGCGCGACGGCTTCCTTCGGGTCTTTCAGGGCTTTCACCCGGCCGAGTAGCGTGCCTCCGTTGTCGCTCAGGAGTTCGCCGTAAACCCGGCCGCTGTTACTGAATAGGAGCGCCTCGCCGACGCCGATCTGGAAGTCGTCCGTCGGCTGGGCGAACGAGTTAGCCCAGCCGCGGGCGCCGCTTTCGATGCCCTCGAACTTCTTCTCAAGTTCCTCTGGCTTCTGTTTCTCGAACGAGGCCGGGTCGACCACGACCAACTTGAGGGCGGTCGAGAGCTGCATCGGCGTGAGCGGTTTCAGGCGGGCGACGGCGAAATATTTGGACGCCGGCACCGACGCGCTCGGGTAGACGCTCGACCGCGAGTAGGCCCGGCTCATCACGATGCCGCGGACGAGCCGCTTCAGGTCGTAGCCGTGGGCGGCCGTGTCGCGGGCCAGCCACGCGAGCAGGTCCGGGTGGGACGGCGGGTTCTCGGAGTGCATCTGGTCGAGCGGGTTAACCAAGCCGTAGCCGAAGAACCGGTGCCACATGCGGTTCGCGATCGACTTGGCGAAGAACTCGGTCTCGCCGGGCTTCAGTGACACCTCGACCAGTTTGGCCCGGGCACTGAACTTCGGCGGTGCGGGCGTCTTCTTGGCCCCCTTCTTATCTCCCTTCTTGTCCGTCAACTCTTTTTCCCGCTTCTGTTCTTCCTTGGTCAGTTCGCGGAGTGTGTCGGTGTCGACCGTGGCTCCGGTCAAGAACATGAGCTTGGCGGTCCGCTCCGGCCCCTTGGTCGGCTTGAACTTGATGAGCCCGGCGTCCCGCTCCGCGAGTACCCCGTTCGCGTCGAACGAGCGGGCGAAGAACGACTTCATGCCGTAAAAATGGTCCTGCTTCCAGTCGGCGACGAGCGGGTGGTCGTGGCACTGGGCGCAGCTGATGTTCACGCCGAAGAAGGCCGCGCTGACGTCGGTGGTCAGGCGGTCGAGATCGGTCACGCGACCGCGGAGGTATTCGCTCGCGCCCTTTTGTTTCGGGTCGTCCTCGTTCGGGATCATCAGCTCGCGGAAAATCTTGTCCCACGGCTTGCCGTCCGCGAGGGCGGTCTGAAGGTATTCGCGGATGCTGCGGACGCGGCCGTCGTTGCCCAGCACGCTGTTCAGCATCGCGTCGAACTGCGTGGCCTGGTGCCGGACGAAGCCCGGGGACGCCATGAGCCGATCGACGAGCTTGGTCCGCTTGTCGGGGTCGGTCGAGGCCACGTAGGCGTCGGCTTCCGCGGCCGTGGGGACGCGGCCGACCAGGTCGAGCGTGAGCCGGCGAATCAACGTGGCGGCATCGGCTTGCGGGGCCGCGAGAATATTGTCTTGTTTGAGTAGGTCATCGACGTAGTGGTCCACGACGTCCGGCATCGGTCGGTCGGCCGGAAGCAAATTGTCGGCCCGGGCGGGTACGGCGGCGCAGAGCAAGGCGATGGCGGCGTACAGGGGGCGGAGCGTCCGCATACTGGAAATGCTCCTCGGGGCGGGAGGCCAAGGCGGGTTCAGGCAAAAAGAGAGCTTCGGCGGGAGGACCGACACAAACTTCGACCTTGCAAATTGTAACATGGGTCGGATCGATTGCCAGCGCTACTTCAGGAAATCCCGGAGAGTAGTCATCAGGCCGAATCAGGTCGAATATACTCTACGCGGTCCGGAATGAGATATTTCTCCGTACTGGCGAGTGGGAACGGGTGGGAGCGGTGACCTCACCCCCGGCCCCTCTCCGACGCGGAGAGGGGAGCCCGAGCGGACGGCTCGCGGATTGGGGGTGGCGGCTCGGGTTCCCCCTCTCCGCGTCGGAGAGGGGGTCAGGGGGTGAGGTCGCGACTTCACCCCGCCAGGCCGTTCCTTCCCGAGCGGCGACAGGTGTCTCTCGTCTCATTCACCACCCGATGACCGGGCATACGTACCGGAATGACGGAACATCCAATTCCGGACCGCGTAAAGTATAGATCGCGTACACTGGAACAAGTCAGCTACGCCGACCGAGGAACTTAAAGATGACGCCAGCGCCGGCTCCTTTGGGCGGCTATGAGTTCGAGGTGGGCGAACTCGGAGAGCCTACATACTTTTCTCCGCCGCCTTCGGTCGCTGCACGCGGGACGCTCATTCCAGTTGATGGCAGCGAAAGTTCGCGAGGAAGGACGACCGCGAACACACAAGAAGCCACCGACGAAAAGCCACAGGATTAGGAATCACGCATGCCGCAAACATTGTCCCCGGACGTTCTCGCCCGGATCGACAAGCTGGAACTCGAAGCCCGGCAGGTGGTCGAGGGGTATCTGGCCGGCCGGCACCGCAGCCCGCGGCACGGGTTCGCCGTCGAGTTCGCCCAGCACCGGGAGTACGCGCCGGGCGACGACGTCCGGCACATGGACTGGAAGGTTTACGCGCGGACGGAGCGGTATCACCTCAAACAATATGAACAGGAAACCAACCTCGTCGCGTGGCTGATCGTGGACGCGAGCGAGTCGATGCGGGTGAGTACGGTTCGGGGGAAGGACGGGAACCCGGTCGCCAAGTACGACGTGGCCTGCGTCCTGGCCGGGGCGCTGGCCTACCTCATTACCCGCCAGTCGGACAGCGTCGGCTTTCACCTGTACGCCGACCGGCCGCGCGTCGGGTTGCGGCCGTCCGGGAGTCAGGGACAGGTCCGCGAGATCCTCCGCGGCCTGTCCGATGGCCCGTTCCCGACCCTGGCGAACACCGGCCAAGCTCTCCGCGAGCTGGGCGGGTCGCTCGGCCGGCGGGGGATCGTCTTCGTCATCAGCGATTTGCTCGACGACCCGGACGAATTCGCGACCGGCCTCCGCATCCTCCGGTCGCAAAAGCACGAGGTCGTCGTGTTCCAGGTCCTCGACGCGGCCGAACTCGACTTCCCGTTCCGCCACCCGACCCTGTTCCGCGGGCTCGAAGACCTGCCCGAAATCAGCACCGACCCGCTCTCCGTCCGCGACAGCTACCTGGCCGAGTTGGGCAAGCACCTCGCGGCCGTCGAGGCCGTCTGCCACACGATGGCAACCGACCTCGTCCGCGTCCGCACGGACGATGACCTCAGCCAGGTGCTGGCCGGGTACTTGCAAAAGCGGCGGGGGAAGTAGCGTTCGCCTTTCCCCTCACCTCGACCGCCCGTTAGTCAGACCTCTTACTGTGGCTTGATCATGGTGCGTAAGGCCGCCTCTTGGCCGGTGAGGATTTTCAATTTCGGCAGCTTCTTTTGCAACGCATCCCGCCCGGCGGCGGTGATTTTCGTCGACGTGATCCTGAACTCTTCCAGCGATTTGGATTCCGAAAGTGCCGCCAGATCTGTGTCAGTCAGTTCAATTCCAATCAAGGACAGAACGCGAAGCTTGTCGAGTTTGGCGACGGCCGAAATCACCGCGTCCGTCTCCGCTGTCACCCCGAGCAAGTCGAGTGATTCCAAATTCGTCAGCGTTCCGATCGCGGCGGCTCCGTCGTCGGTGAGTGAGCCGTACACAATCCGCAGCTGCTTCAATTGGACAAAGCCCTTGAGCCCGGGTATTGCCTCCGCTGGCGGCCGGGAGAAACTGATCGATGTCAACTCGGGTAACTTGGCCAGTGCCGCCAAACCGTTCGCCGTTATTGCGTCGGTAGAGAGGTGGAGATGAGTGAGGTGCTTTAACCCGGCTAGCGCTTTAAGATCGATGTCCCGGATCGGAATGCCCAAGCTTAACTCAGTCAGTTCGGTCAAGTTACCCAGTTTGGCGGTCCCCCGCACCGGGAGTGGGTAGTCCGGTTCACCCTTCGTATTTATCATTCCACTTATCTGCAGTTTCCGAAGGGTCTTCATGTGGCCAATTGCCGCGAACAAGGACTCCGATGGCGATACCGGGCACGTGAGTTCTTTCAGGGCAGCAAACCCCACCACGTCATCGGCCGACAACCCGGAGCCCGTGGACGACATGAGAAAGAACGATTCGAGTTTTTTTAATTTCCACAACGGACGAACGATTTCGGGCTTGAGATCATTCGTCCAAACTTTGACGGAGCGGAGCGACGAGACTTTCGCAAGGGCCTCGAAGTATTCGGCCGGAGAAGAAAGCCCGTCGAAACCTATACGACTGAAATTTTTGATCGCCGGCCCGTCCGGCAGTTGCTGGATCATCGCGAGATCGCTTGTGCCGCCGAGGCTGAGCGATTCGAGCGTCGGGTGGTCCTTCAGCTTCTTGAATATTCCAGGCCCGAATTTTACGTCGATTCCATCCAATGATTTCAAGTGCTTCAGCGCATTGAAATGCGCAACCTGAGTTTCGTCGAGTGACGCGCGGAAGAGTACGCCGATAACGGGTTTGTCCGGATGCTTTTCGTCCACTGTCACTTGGGCATACTTCCTCACCTCCGCGGCCGCCTTTGCTTCCGCCTCCGACACGCGGTCTTGCGCTCCGGCCGGTCGGGCACAGAACCCGGCCGAGAGAATCAACCCCGCGGTCACAACTGTTCGCGTCATAAATTCTCCCAACGTTCCGGCTACCCGAACGAATGGCGGGGGCCATTCGATTCGTGCGGCCGGCTACTCCCCTGCAGAACCTGCCTCCCCTTAATTCGGCCCGCTGATTTACCTATTCTCGCCAAGGAACGGCCCCCGTGCCAGTACCAGGTTCTCCAAGAATTGCCGCGTGCAGTTCTCCCAGGTGTACGACCGCCCTTCGGCAATGCACGCGGTCCGGTTGCCGGTCCGTAGGGCTCGCAATCGTGCGACTTCTCCTGGCAACGCGGTCATTTCCGTGCGTAACTGGGCGACGGGGTCCGGCACCCCAAACGGTGTGGGTCCGGCTAGAACCGACTTGCCCGGGAAGTCGCCATGACCACCCCTCTTCCCCAAACTGGGAATCAAGAGAGAGCCAGGACCGCGGAGAACGGGATCGGCGGAGCATGACTTATGGGGTACAACGAGGGTGTGAACCCGGGGCCGCGACGACCACCCATTTTCGCCGGCCTATCACCGCGACCCTGTCCCGCCAGTAAATCATTTGAACCCCGCCCGGGTCGCACGTCCGCAGACCCGGGCGAACCCGGGAACACCCGCCTGGACCGTCCACCCATGCCACGACCCGCAGCCCGCCGGCCCGACCAACTCCGGCCGCTCTCCTTCAAGCGCAAGTACACGGGTTCCGCGCCCGGCAGCGTACTCGTGAAGGCCGGGCGGACGACCGTCTTGTGTACCTGCTGTGTCGACTCGAAGGTGCCGGACTTCCTCGTCGGCAAGGGCAAGGGGTGGCTGACGGCCGAATACGGGATGCTGCCGGGGTCCACGAACACCCGCAAGGCGCGGGACAAGGGCGGGAAGGTGGACGGCCGTAGCGTCGAGATCCAGCGGCTCATCGGCCGCAGCCTCCGCGCGATCGTCAACCTGGACGCACTCGGCGAACGGACGCTGTGGATCGATTGCGACGTAATCGAGGCGGACGGCGGCACCCGGACGGCCAGCATCACCGGGGCGTTCGTGGCCCTCGTTGACGCCCTGCAAAGCGTCAAGAAAGACCTCCCCGCGGGGATCGCGGGCGTACTGAAAGACAGCGTCGCCGCGGTCAGCGTCGGGATCGTGGACGGGGAACCCCGGCTCGACCTGGAGTACGTCGAGGACCGCGACGCCGACGTGGACATGAACCTCGTGATGACCGGGTCCGGGAAGTTCATCGAGGTGCAGGGGACCGGCGAAGAGGCGACGTACACGCGGGCCGAACTCGATTCGCTGCTCGCGCTCGGCACCGCCGGGATCGAGCAAATCACGAAGGCCCAGCGGGCCACCCTCGGCAAGGCGTGGCCGCTCGCGTAAGATCGCCCCGTCCGCGAACCCGCCCACCGCGGCGGTCCTCCCCGTGGGGCATCATGGCCACGACGTTCACCGTCACGATCCGGTTGCAGTGCTGGAAAGAACACCACTGCGTCGGGTGCGGGACCGCGTTCCGTTACCTGTTCGCCCGCGAGGTGAAGGGAACGGGCGGGGCGGCCCGAACGGCCGAACGGTCCGCGCACACGCGGGCCGCCCGGGTGATCACCAAGGGGACGGACCCACACCCGTGCCCCACCTGCGGACGCTTCCAACCCGAGATGATCGCCCGGCCGCTCGCCGCCCGCCACGCCTGGACGTCGGCCGCGGGAGCGCTGGCCGTTCTCGCGGTCGTGGTGCTGGGCGGCACACACGCTTCGGCATGGCTGACCTACTCTGCGGCCGGACTCGCGGCGGCAGTCGTGACCGCGGTCGCTACCCTCGTTCACATCACCTTTGCCCGACGAAACCCGAACGCCGACCTGGTCGGCAACCGTGCCCGCGCCGCCCACGAACTCAACGCCGGTGTAGTCCAGATTGTGAAGTCCGGGGACGCCGACCGGGCCGACAAAAACCCACCCCGAAAGCCGTTCGCGAAAGGCCACCTTCTTGCGGCTGGGTTGGGTTTCCTCGCCGCGGTTGTCCTGGCGGCCCCATTTATTACCAAGGGGGCTGCCGGTTGGCCCTCCAACTCCGGCGTGCCGGAAGTGGTCGGATCGGGCGAGCAGATCGTCGTCTATTTCGACGACTCGGTCGACGCCCTCAAGGGGCACTGGCGCGGCCAGGCCAAGGCCGAAGTCGCGGCCGACGAGGGGCCGGGGTGCTGGGTGAGGAGTTCGGCACATCGTCGCGGGATGAAGATTGGGGGAATTCGATCGCGGTCAGCAAAACCGGGGCGACCCGCCGGCCGGCGCTCTGGGCTGCATTGACCGTCCCAGCCGACCCGCGGTTCGTGGGCCGCGCCGTCTCAGTCC
The sequence above is a segment of the Fimbriiglobus ruber genome. Coding sequences within it:
- a CDS encoding leucine-rich repeat domain-containing protein codes for the protein MTAGLILSAGFCARPAGAQDRVSEAEAKAAAEVRKYAQVTVDEKHPDKPVIGVLFRASLDETQVAHFNALKHLKSLDGIDVKFGPGIFKKLKDHPTLESLSLGGTSDLAMIQQLPDGPAIKNFSRIGFDGLSSPAEYFEALAKVSSLRSVKVWTNDLKPEIVRPLWKLKKLESFFLMSSTGSGLSADDVVGFAALKELTCPVSPSESLFAAIGHMKTLRKLQISGMINTKGEPDYPLPVRGTAKLGNLTELTELSLGIPIRDIDLKALAGLKHLTHLHLSTDAITANGLAALAKLPELTSISFSRPPAEAIPGLKGFVQLKQLRIVYGSLTDDGAAAIGTLTNLESLDLLGVTAETDAVISAVAKLDKLRVLSLIGIELTDTDLAALSESKSLEEFRITSTKITAAGRDALQKKLPKLKILTGQEAALRTMIKPQ
- a CDS encoding DUF1549 domain-containing protein, yielding MRTLRPLYAAIALLCAAVPARADNLLPADRPMPDVVDHYVDDLLKQDNILAAPQADAATLIRRLTLDLVGRVPTAAEADAYVASTDPDKRTKLVDRLMASPGFVRHQATQFDAMLNSVLGNDGRVRSIREYLQTALADGKPWDKIFRELMIPNEDDPKQKGASEYLRGRVTDLDRLTTDVSAAFFGVNISCAQCHDHPLVADWKQDHFYGMKSFFARSFDANGVLAERDAGLIKFKPTKGPERTAKLMFLTGATVDTDTLRELTKEEQKREKELTDKKGDKKGAKKTPAPPKFSARAKLVEVSLKPGETEFFAKSIANRMWHRFFGYGLVNPLDQMHSENPPSHPDLLAWLARDTAAHGYDLKRLVRGIVMSRAYSRSSVYPSASVPASKYFAVARLKPLTPMQLSTALKLVVVDPASFEKQKPEELEKKFEGIESGARGWANSFAQPTDDFQIGVGEALLFSNSGRVYGELLSDNGGTLLGRVKALKDPKEAVALMIKTVYTRPATESELTALSEYVRKRNDRPSEAYKQVLWALLTSAEFRFAY
- a CDS encoding DUF1501 domain-containing protein, coding for MTRNFFCGSADHAISRRGFLGAAAAVGAATAADMTQLNVLSSPALAGEMKKKQKRVILLWLAGGASQLETWDPKPGASTGGPFRSIPTDVTGLHISELMPEMAKRMKTTCVIRGLNTRNGDHGSAAKLMMRGRKDEASVKYPDLGAVIAREMGRVESKVPDYVTFYTQTEGRGMAPGESGFLGARYSPMELTTNNMPEYIKKLDGINELDHQQRADLRELLSKQFNQGRTSTTLASHNEAYERVRGIMASDKLFDITQEPQKVRDRYGPTQFGEQTLIARRLVEASVPFVRVARAWWDSHGQNFETHQEMVPELDHVMATLIDDLKERGLLDDVMIVTLAEFGRTPQINSSLGRDHFAAAWSMTMTGGGIKAGSYHGKTDDKGNKVVDGEVNPASLFATLYSALGINPHKNYHVGARPIPLVEPGTEAVKDLIG
- a CDS encoding DUF58 domain-containing protein — translated: MPQTLSPDVLARIDKLELEARQVVEGYLAGRHRSPRHGFAVEFAQHREYAPGDDVRHMDWKVYARTERYHLKQYEQETNLVAWLIVDASESMRVSTVRGKDGNPVAKYDVACVLAGALAYLITRQSDSVGFHLYADRPRVGLRPSGSQGQVREILRGLSDGPFPTLANTGQALRELGGSLGRRGIVFVISDLLDDPDEFATGLRILRSQKHEVVVFQVLDAAELDFPFRHPTLFRGLEDLPEISTDPLSVRDSYLAELGKHLAAVEAVCHTMATDLVRVRTDDDLSQVLAGYLQKRRGK
- the rph gene encoding ribonuclease PH, yielding MPRPAARRPDQLRPLSFKRKYTGSAPGSVLVKAGRTTVLCTCCVDSKVPDFLVGKGKGWLTAEYGMLPGSTNTRKARDKGGKVDGRSVEIQRLIGRSLRAIVNLDALGERTLWIDCDVIEADGGTRTASITGAFVALVDALQSVKKDLPAGIAGVLKDSVAAVSVGIVDGEPRLDLEYVEDRDADVDMNLVMTGSGKFIEVQGTGEEATYTRAELDSLLALGTAGIEQITKAQRATLGKAWPLA